The genome window TAGAATTTGTGTATGCACCATAGATTGTTTGAGTTGTTTGTCATTAATGTGCATTTTGTATCATGATTCCCAGGGAGTTTTGGATGGAAAATATGATGACCTACCTGAGCAGTCATTTTACATGGTTGGAGGCATCGAGGAAGTCATTGCTAAAGCTGAGAAGATTGCAAAGGAGTCTGCTGCTTGATTCAAACTCATCTCCTGCTTTAATAATGAGAGGGATGCTACCAATGCTACCTGCATCCAATTAAAGTTCCATTTTCTTACATCATTAGTTTCTCTGTTCATGATTTGTTACTGCTGACTGGGGTTGGTTTTGTAGAAGAGCTGGAATTCTCTGAGGATGTTTTTGGCCCAATAAGTTAATGTGTTGATCCCTATCTTTCTTGCCTTAAGCTACATGCATTTCAACCTGTAGCCAAATTGTGTTCTtggctttatttttttcttgctttctttttcttgacaGTGCGAACAATGTTTCTCTTTTCATGGAGGCATTATTTTTAATCGAGGAAGAGAGTTTTAAAaggtagaaaaaaaattattatcattgTTATTTTTAACTATCTTTCTTGTTAAAAATTAGATAAATGCATCACAAGATTTTGTCATCGAAAtgatatatgtgaaaaataacCTGGttgaaatattaataaaaaaaatcatattataatataatatattatcaaaTCATATTAATGCCATAGATAAAGTTTATCAGATGAAGCATTCGGTCCCCTTAATGTGATCAATAAAATATTGATGATAAAAGGTTCAATGTATCGGTAGAAAGACTGTGAATTTGAacgcctttattgagggcttagggCGAAACCGTAATAATAGCGAACGGTCCGGGCTGATACCAAACACCGCTCCCTACAAGTACTTGCCCCATTCTCGAACCCATATCGAGAAGCAGATCTTCCCCTATCAACCGTGCCGTCCATCTCATCGAAGGTGAGGGGAATACATTTCGTGGTTTAACTCGATCTTGTGTTCTTCCGATGGCGTTGTTCTCTGCAATTTTCTTGTTTTCGGTGAGATTGGATCATTAACCAACTGCATCAATTCGCCATCGTCATCTGTTTGTTTGAGCCTCCTGAAGCTTGAATATGGATAAGATCGGTTGGCTAGCATGGATTTTTGTTCATATGTTCGGATCGGCATATTACCATTGCTTTATGTTTAGATATATGTTCTTGCATTATAGATATCCTAGGCCGGGGATAATGGTATCTTATGTTTGGATACCTTTGGCGTGATGCGTGACGATCATATCTGTGGTGTCATTTCTTGTGTGTCTAATGGGCGCTCTGGAAAACGGAGTTCAATCTAGCAATATCTTGATTCGTTGGTTTGATTTCATTCGCAGAACTTGATATGTTGGATATATTTTTATTGGTTAGTTTATTTGTGATTATAGTTGGTTTGATACTCATGTTGAGGGAAGAAGGCGTTGACATCGTCGTTAGCCCAATGTGGTCCTGACCCATATGTATGGGATTGTCTAAGTACCTCCGAGGTGAAAACATTGAGCTTTCGAGATGTCATCAACATGAAAATCGAAGTCGGGAGAGATTTCTCGATCTAGTTTTTCTGATGCCCAAATTAGTAACCCGAAATATATGAATGTGAACGTAAGTGGTCGAAAAAGGTAAGCCCCTTTTCATTATTCATTATGTTGAAGACGAGCTTTTATACCTAATCGTAAAGGGACAAAATATTCCATGAAATATTTACAGGAAGGTAGCCTCTAATCGTCTCTCCTTGGCCTCTTGTCGATGTGGGCGAtaaaaagaggggggggggcagCCCATAACTGTCTATTTTGGACCCTTGCCCATGTGTAGATGGATGGAGGGTGACTCTCGTCTTCTCCTTTCACCTTGGACTCTACGTGGTAGTTACGTGTCGGATGACGATTAACTGATGGTATAatctctatcatttgtcctccccCCGCAAGGGGTTAAAAGTGCAGCGTTTAGTTCATCCGGTATGTTAAACTTATACCTATTTGATCCATTGTCGACCTGATGATATGTTTAGTTCGTCCAGCACGTCTAGTCCATCGTGCTCCTCAAGTTCGTCTGGGATCGCCTTCCCCAACGTTGTTAGTGGTAATCTATTGTTGACCTGTCCCTCGTATCATCAGGGGATGCACATTGGTCTGACAGGGCAAGGTTTTTGGACTTCCATGCCTCAAGTGGGGGCTAGGGGTCGGACTTCCCGACCTCCTCGCTTCGAGCATGAAAGGGAGTACTCCGTTAGCTAATCTTCATCCGACATGTAATTGCCACATGATGTCCAGGGTGGAAGGAGAAGACGAAGGTCACCCTCCACCCGTCTACTCACATGAGCAAGGGTCTAAGGTAGGTGGTTATGAGCTGCCCCTCCCCACTCCCAAATTGTTGCCCACATGAACAAGAGGCCAAGGGGAGGTTGTTAGAGGTTGTCTTCCtgtaaaatatttcatgaaatattttgtCCCTTTATGATTAGGTATACAAGCTCATCTTCAACACAATGAAAGGGGGCTTATCTTTTTTTATCGCTCGCATCCGTACTCATGCATCTTGAGTCACTAACTTGGGTATCGGAGAGACCAGATCAGGAAATCTCTTCCAACCTCGTTCTTCGTGTAGGTGGTATCTCGGGAGCTTGACATTTCCACTTCGAAGACATCTCGGACAACCATGCACATATGGGTCCGAACTATGTCGAGCTGACGAGGACAATGACTTCTTCCCTCAATAACTCTTATAGAAAGTAAATTTAACCTATCCATTTTTGACTTACCCAATTGAATCATGGAGTCCTTTGAGGAAAAATGTCTGCTTGAAAAGTTGATCCACAATATGAATATTCGCTTTTAATATTTATCCTTTGAAAacagaaaaaaggaaaacaaaaatcaTGCTAGTTAGGTTAGCTTGTTGATTCCATACTATGGATTTGCATTGAGCACCATATGCTCCTCATGGACATTTCTTTTGCTACATCTGTTCAaatgttttttttctttactAATTGACTCTTAGTTGACTGTGACTTAGTAAGTTGAAAACGCTGAAGCGTCTTTAATGTCTGAGCAAGATTCTCTCTATTTGGGATCAGTCGGACTTGCTGGAGAATATTCTCCTCCGACAAGAAAAAGAGACAGCCTCTATCAAGGAAGGTTTGGCTGCATGCATTACAGGCCTCCTCAGCATCCCACACCAACTCTGGGTTGCTACTTTATGCAGCCTCTTTTAATTGATGAGGCTTCTGTTGGTGTTTGCAAAGCAAAGGATAAGATTGTTGTTTCTGGTGCTTCCTTCCATTGAATAGGCTTAATATCTGTCTTTGCCAATGAATCATCTGACAAAGATGGCTTTGCTGAATATTGGTGCTTCAAACAGTGATGATGCCTTTTATAGGCACAACCTGCTGAAGATGATAACCAACATTGAAGGCCATGGCAATGCCTAAGATGATAACCCACCTGAGCAGAAGAAGGGGGAGCAAAAGACAAGAAGGGAATGAGGACGGCAGAAAAGAATTGATTGAAAGAAGGGGAAGCAGCAGATGAGGAACAGAAGAAGCTGAAGAAGGAATCAGAGAGGAAAGTAGCTGCCTCCACCAAAGATGGAGCCTCAAAGGCCACTGCTGCCAAGAAGAAGGTCGGTTGTGTCTCGGATGAGGATCGATCAACCTCTCCTATTGGCAGTCGAGATGGTGATGCCAGTGCTGCCGCTGATGATGACAACGATGATGTTCAATGGAGGCAGCTCAACAGTGTATCCAGGAACAGCTGAGATGGTTATGCTCTCAAACCAATGAGCCCACCCAGTAAAAGAGAAcagaaaaggcaagcaaaggaCTTTAACATCGGCAGTCTGAAACATGATGAGAAAACTGGTACAGGCCAAAATGGTTCTCGAATCAGCAAGCATGACACATTGCTTGCGGAAATTAAGAGCAATCTGAGCAACGTGTCCACTCCCAACCAGCTTCAGACTTTTTTGGGTTCTCTCACTGGGTCTCCACAGGGGGTTATGACCGTCCTCTTTGAAGCACTCTTTGAGGGAGCGGGGAAAGgctttgttgctgctgctgctgtgcaaAGTGAATAGTCCCAAGCTCCATCTGCTTCATGCTGTAGAAGGTGGATGTTCTGACCAAAGAGACGATAATGAAGTGGTATGAGGAAGGTGCCGCAAGTGGCAAGAGCTCTCAGGTATTCACATATGTGAAGCCATTCGTGGATTGGCTTTATTACTACCATCGTAGCTCATAAGTAGCTCCGTTGGAATCTGAATGTTTCCGAATTCTGTGATTGTTGCTTGTAATTTTATTCCTCTGAACAAATCACATGAAATTAATTTGAACTTGAAAAGACCAAACATCATAGATCACAAATCCATTTACAATTAGGTCTACCAACAAAGAAttctttttgctttcatctttgaTTTTATAGTGATTACTCACCATCACATTACATTACAAAGACTATATAAGACTAAGTTCTTAACATTCTCCCCCTtctatcactcaaaacacatgaaaaagaggcatatatatatatatatatatatatatatatatatatatatatatatatatatatatatatatatatatatattatctggaGCAAATGGGCTCCTCGGCGATGGTCTCCAGAGTTGGTCTCCTTGACCTGCACATGCTCAACCTATATCTGAACTCCCTCATCTCCGCCGCCTCCTCCAACGATGTCCGGGCGGCGTTCTGCTCCGACTCCGGAGGATAACCCTCCGCCACCTCCGTCGATACGTGGGTGGCATCCGGCAAGACCCTGGCGCCGCCGCCCAACTCCCGGCGGACCTCCTTCCGCGCTGCCATCAGCAGCGCCGCCATGTCGGCCGCGGCCACCACCGCGTTCACCCGCTTCATGGGGAACATGGCGTAGACGTGGCCCATCTCCAAGTCCTCGTCCGCCACGAGCGGCGCGAACCGCCGGCCGACGTGCATCGACCGCGAGTCCACGAGGAAGTGCCCCGGCGCGTCAAGCATGAGCTCCGCCGCGTTGGCCGGCCCGTCGATGCGCTGGACCCGGCCGCCGGGGAGGATCACCTTGACCGATCTCGCGTGGCCCCCTGCCGGCCCGGCGAGGGTGCAGGAGACGTAGTTTCCCATTGAAGCCTTGACCCGAAGAGGTCTCAACGATCGCTGCGTGCTGTTAATGGGATGGGAAGAATGAGTTGGTCGCTGGCTCTCGATGAGAGACGGTGACGAAGGGTAGAGGGGGGAGTTTATAGGAACGGCAGATAAAAGCCGAGGAAGATTCCAGTCGGGTGGGCTGAGATGAGTTGCATGGTTAGCTGTCTCCGCGTCGAAGacggagatagagagagagagacgtttaCGTGGAAGTTTGAGAGCACGCAGAGAGCAACTTTAGTGCGTGTCCCACACGCAGTCGAAGTTTCTGGTCATTGCCAGCAGAGAACGGTAAGTAttacaatataatataatatattattattacaaaagattaataat of Musa acuminata AAA Group cultivar baxijiao chromosome BXJ2-3, Cavendish_Baxijiao_AAA, whole genome shotgun sequence contains these proteins:
- the LOC103980088 gene encoding uncharacterized protein LOC103980088, which gives rise to MGNYVSCTLAGPAGGHARSVKVILPGGRVQRIDGPANAAELMLDAPGHFLVDSRSMHVGRRFAPLVADEDLEMGHVYAMFPMKRVNAVVAAADMAALLMAARKEVRRELGGGARVLPDATHVSTEVAEGYPPESEQNAARTSLEEAAEMREFRYRLSMCRSRRPTLETIAEEPICSR